In Aphanothece sacrum FPU1, a single genomic region encodes these proteins:
- a CDS encoding 2Fe-2S iron-sulfur cluster-binding protein, translating to MLKIKLFNSKHPIEHQELEISDHRLKGDGCSIGSSPACGLVLPSMKVQEIHGKLFIDNGQYYFRDMTKVGHSQVNDEEITLEHPYSLETDDIIRIGEFVLIIDGLPLKGKSKYSKSKSRRKNADSRQTSNQRPRKSLQAMKSLALKNRRSSSTTSENPKTSLNKETSVSVNTPSATVSQIITPIAVSSSPIPKVDTPTVLETPPLDGINWWTKGDLTVRCLSVIEETQDVKTFRFVGTSPVLFNYKPGQFVTLKLNIVGKTIKRAYSISSTPSRPHTLEITVKRVPPPSDVPDAPPGLVSNWLHDNISVGSEISLSGPSGKFTCVDNNHPKLLFISAGSGITPMMSMSRWALDTGAQRDIIFFHSARSPQDIIFRRELEVMTAQHPNFHLALTMTRASLGEPWWGFTGRLTDKLLEIIAPDFQERMIYVCGPDTFMKGVKTLVEGMGFPMVNYHQESFGGSKKASSTPTASTTVLTPPTSVKTTPVSPGVPKSSNETHTVVFAQSKKEVKINANTSILETAEEAMIEVNSSCRSGGCGTCKIKKLEGEIRYEGEPDGLDPSERNQGYILGCIAYPTGRVIIDI from the coding sequence ATGCTAAAAATTAAACTGTTTAATTCTAAACACCCCATTGAGCATCAAGAACTAGAAATTAGTGATCATCGCTTGAAAGGAGACGGATGTTCAATTGGTAGTTCTCCTGCTTGTGGGTTAGTCCTTCCGAGTATGAAAGTTCAGGAAATTCACGGTAAGCTATTTATCGATAACGGACAATACTATTTTAGGGACATGACTAAGGTAGGACACTCCCAAGTCAACGATGAAGAAATCACCCTTGAACATCCTTATTCCCTAGAAACCGATGATATTATCCGTATTGGGGAATTTGTCCTCATTATTGATGGCCTCCCCCTAAAAGGAAAATCTAAGTATAGTAAAAGTAAATCTAGAAGAAAAAACGCTGATTCTCGCCAAACATCAAATCAACGACCGAGAAAATCTTTGCAGGCCATGAAATCTTTGGCCTTGAAAAATCGTCGTTCTTCTTCTACCACTTCTGAGAATCCAAAAACTTCCCTAAATAAAGAAACTTCTGTATCTGTTAATACTCCTTCGGCCACGGTTTCCCAAATTATCACCCCTATTGCTGTTTCTTCTTCTCCTATTCCCAAAGTAGACACCCCTACTGTATTAGAAACACCCCCTCTTGATGGAATTAATTGGTGGACAAAAGGAGATTTAACCGTTCGTTGTTTGAGTGTTATTGAAGAAACTCAGGATGTAAAAACTTTCCGGTTTGTAGGGACTTCTCCGGTTTTATTCAACTATAAACCAGGTCAATTTGTTACCTTAAAGCTTAATATTGTCGGCAAAACTATTAAACGGGCCTATTCAATTTCTTCCACTCCTTCTCGTCCCCATACCTTAGAAATTACCGTCAAACGAGTCCCACCCCCATCAGATGTCCCTGATGCACCACCAGGACTAGTTTCTAATTGGTTACATGATAATATTTCTGTTGGAAGTGAAATTAGTTTAAGTGGCCCTTCTGGAAAATTTACCTGTGTGGATAATAATCATCCTAAACTGTTATTTATTTCGGCAGGTAGTGGTATTACTCCCATGATGTCTATGTCTCGCTGGGCCTTGGATACGGGAGCGCAACGGGATATAATCTTTTTCCATAGTGCGCGTAGTCCTCAAGATATTATTTTTCGACGAGAGTTGGAAGTAATGACAGCACAACACCCCAATTTTCATCTGGCCTTAACTATGACTCGTGCTAGTCTGGGAGAACCTTGGTGGGGATTTACCGGACGGTTAACTGATAAATTATTAGAGATAATTGCCCCAGATTTTCAAGAGAGAATGATCTATGTTTGTGGCCCAGATACCTTTATGAAAGGGGTTAAAACTTTAGTAGAGGGAATGGGTTTTCCGATGGTCAATTATCATCAAGAAAGTTTCGGAGGAAGCAAAAAAGCCTCATCAACTCCCACTGCTTCTACTACTGTGCTGACCCCTCCTACTTCTGTCAAAACTACTCCTGTTTCTCCAGGGGTTCCTAAGTCCTCAAATGAGACTCATACGGTTGTATTTGCCCAGTCTAAAAAAGAAGTTAAAATTAATGCTAATACTTCTATTTTAGAAACAGCAGAAGAAGCCATGATTGAGGTTAATTCCAGTTGTCGTAGTGGAGGATGTGGCACTTGCAAAATCAAAAAGTTAGAAGGAGAAATTCGCTATGAGGGAGAACCTGACGGACTTGATCCTAGTGAACGAAATCAGGGTTATATTTTAGGTTGTATTGCTTATCCTACCGGACGAGTTATCATTGATATTTAG
- a CDS encoding transcriptional repressor, giving the protein MPPYTANSLKAELNARGWRLTPQREKILHIFQNLPTGNHLSAEELYELLEQREESISLSTIYRSVKLMSRMGILRELELAEGHKHYELNHPYPNHHHHMVCIQCNKTIEFKNDSILKHSLKQSEKEGFQLIDCQLTVMTICPEAIRMGWPSSLPSNWSCTRAICDHET; this is encoded by the coding sequence ATGCCTCCTTACACCGCCAATTCCCTAAAAGCCGAATTGAATGCCAGAGGGTGGCGTTTAACCCCCCAACGAGAGAAAATTCTCCACATCTTCCAGAACCTCCCCACAGGAAACCATTTGAGTGCTGAAGAACTCTATGAACTCTTAGAACAAAGAGAGGAGTCTATTAGCTTATCAACCATTTATCGTAGCGTGAAATTAATGTCACGGATGGGGATTTTACGAGAATTAGAACTCGCTGAAGGTCATAAACACTACGAACTGAATCATCCTTATCCTAACCATCATCATCACATGGTTTGCATTCAATGTAACAAAACCATTGAATTTAAAAATGATTCCATCCTGAAACATAGTTTAAAACAATCAGAGAAAGAAGGCTTTCAATTAATTGATTGTCAATTAACTGTTATGACCATTTGTCCAGAAGCAATACGCATGGGTTGGCCTTCTTCTCTTCCGAGTAATTGGTCATGTACTCGCGCGATTTGTGATCATGAAACTTAG
- a CDS encoding M15 family metallopeptidase, giving the protein MKPYQQIPISECGEPLVSIPLEKFAVMSPHPYEKLGANYQGKSPYYLRKRVVNALLQAQTFLQQNYPGTNILIFDAYRPVAVQQFMVDYTFASVVKQQGLTPEQLSEAEKQAIWQQVYQIWAVPSENPATPPPHSTGAAVDITLIDETGAIIDMGGQIDEMSERSQPNYYAQSIDVIKQNYHQKRELLKQIMINAGFSRHPGEWWHFSLGDQMWAWETKQAIAYYGRKF; this is encoded by the coding sequence ATGAAGCCTTATCAACAAATTCCCATCTCTGAGTGTGGGGAACCTTTAGTTTCTATTCCCTTAGAAAAATTTGCTGTAATGTCTCCCCATCCCTATGAGAAATTAGGAGCTAATTATCAAGGGAAATCTCCTTATTATTTGCGTAAAAGGGTTGTAAATGCCTTATTACAAGCTCAAACTTTCTTACAGCAAAATTATCCAGGGACGAACATTTTAATTTTTGATGCTTATCGGCCTGTGGCAGTACAACAATTTATGGTAGATTATACCTTTGCTTCGGTGGTTAAACAACAAGGTTTAACCCCTGAACAGTTATCAGAGGCAGAAAAACAAGCTATTTGGCAACAAGTTTATCAAATTTGGGCTGTTCCTAGTGAAAATCCTGCTACTCCTCCTCCTCATAGTACGGGGGCTGCAGTCGATATTACCCTAATCGATGAAACAGGAGCTATAATAGACATGGGAGGGCAAATTGACGAAATGTCCGAGCGATCGCAACCTAATTATTATGCTCAGAGTATAGATGTAATCAAACAAAATTATCATCAAAAACGAGAACTATTAAAGCAAATTATGATAAACGCTGGATTTTCTCGACATCCGGGGGAATGGTGGCATTTTTCCTTGGGAGATCAAATGTGGGCCTGGGAAACCAAACAAGCGATCGCTTATTATGGAAGAAAATTTTAG
- the cofG gene encoding 7,8-didemethyl-8-hydroxy-5-deazariboflavin synthase subunit CofG has product MYHSITYSSAYTLVPTYECFNRCTYCNFRVNPLQDSWLTLTQAEQILQPFQGTNLCEILILSGEVHPQSPRRKSWLQRIYDLCELTLSMGFLPHTNVGPLSFIEMEKLKEVNVSMGLMLEQITPKLLTTVHRHAPSKIPEIRLQQLDFAGQLKIPFTTGILLGIGENNQDCWDTLDAITHSHQQWGHIQEVILQPYCPGQKQSLIMAGFNISQLPKIIAKARTILPDTISLQIPPNLISDPYCLLDCLAAGARDLGGISPKDEVNPDYPHLIYSKLSALLSSSQWQLIPRLPIYPSYDNWLSVPLQNAVKKWRKIINYKL; this is encoded by the coding sequence ATGTATCATTCTATTACTTATAGTTCTGCCTATACTTTAGTACCTACTTATGAATGTTTCAATCGTTGTACTTATTGTAATTTTCGGGTTAATCCACTTCAAGATTCTTGGTTAACCTTAACTCAAGCCGAACAAATTTTACAACCATTTCAAGGAACTAATCTCTGTGAAATTTTGATTTTGAGTGGGGAGGTACACCCCCAGTCTCCCAGGCGAAAATCATGGTTACAGCGTATTTATGATCTGTGTGAATTAACTTTATCGATGGGATTTTTACCTCATACTAATGTCGGCCCTTTAAGTTTCATTGAAATGGAAAAGCTTAAAGAAGTTAATGTTTCTATGGGTTTAATGTTAGAACAAATTACACCAAAACTTTTAACCACTGTTCATCGTCATGCACCTAGTAAAATCCCTGAAATACGCTTACAACAGTTAGATTTTGCCGGACAATTAAAAATTCCTTTTACTACAGGTATTTTATTAGGAATTGGGGAAAATAATCAAGATTGTTGGGACACTTTAGACGCGATCACTCACAGTCATCAACAATGGGGTCATATTCAAGAAGTTATTTTACAACCCTATTGTCCTGGACAAAAACAAAGTTTAATAATGGCTGGTTTTAATATTTCTCAATTACCAAAAATAATAGCAAAAGCTCGAACTATTTTACCAGATACTATTAGTTTACAAATCCCTCCTAATTTAATTTCAGACCCTTATTGTTTATTAGATTGTTTGGCAGCAGGAGCAAGAGATTTAGGAGGAATTAGCCCAAAAGATGAAGTAAATCCTGATTACCCTCATCTTATTTATAGCAAATTATCAGCCCTTTTAAGCTCATCTCAATGGCAATTAATTCCTCGTTTACCTATCTATCCGAGCTATGATAATTGGTTATCTGTCCCGTTACAAAATGCCGTTAAAAAATGGAGAAAAATTATAAATTATAAATTATAA